One Prodigiosinella aquatilis DNA window includes the following coding sequences:
- a CDS encoding MFS transporter: protein MTSHTGNTHIRWWIACLMWLAIAINYIDRTVLSAAAPHLIDELSLNPETMGFIMAAFFWSYALLQIPAGWFADRFGQKKGLGLAVAWWSIATSMMGLSTGFKSLLALRLALGVGEAAAYPSNAGITARWFPDKERATVSGLFDSASKFGGAVAMPLIVWMIYMFDWRLTFLIIGSVGLLWVIAWYFIYSENPEEHKTISQQEVRLIRDGQARKHGDRSVRPMKWYKLLRYRNIWAMCIGFFTINYTSYFFITWLPTYLVKDKGMDFIKMGMIAALPLLCGMIVEIIAGWASDRIIHKKILSLTTTRKLFLTIGLLMALCIGIAPFTDSVSMTVFLLCVAKSGTTVAASQVWALPGDVAPKNSVSVVAGLQNSVSNMGGAIGPVVTGAIVATTGSFTWALVFSSVLVAIGILNYLLLMGKVEPIEDPDAPSTHQLSMGRA, encoded by the coding sequence ATGACTTCTCATACAGGTAACACCCATATCCGCTGGTGGATTGCATGCTTGATGTGGCTGGCAATTGCTATTAACTATATTGACCGTACCGTGCTCTCTGCCGCTGCACCGCATCTTATTGATGAACTGAGTCTGAATCCCGAAACAATGGGCTTTATTATGGCCGCATTTTTCTGGTCCTATGCTCTACTGCAAATTCCCGCTGGCTGGTTTGCCGATCGCTTCGGCCAAAAAAAGGGGCTGGGATTAGCCGTTGCCTGGTGGTCTATTGCCACCTCAATGATGGGGCTCTCAACCGGTTTCAAATCCCTACTGGCATTGCGTCTGGCTCTAGGAGTGGGCGAGGCGGCAGCTTATCCCAGTAACGCCGGAATCACTGCTCGCTGGTTCCCGGATAAAGAACGAGCTACCGTCTCCGGTCTATTCGACAGTGCATCAAAATTTGGTGGTGCTGTGGCCATGCCACTGATCGTCTGGATGATCTACATGTTCGACTGGCGACTGACTTTTCTGATCATCGGTTCTGTCGGTCTACTGTGGGTGATTGCCTGGTATTTTATATACTCGGAAAACCCGGAAGAGCATAAGACAATCAGCCAACAGGAAGTGCGCTTGATCCGTGATGGTCAGGCCCGTAAACATGGTGATAGAAGCGTTCGTCCAATGAAGTGGTACAAATTACTGCGCTATCGCAATATCTGGGCCATGTGCATTGGTTTCTTCACTATCAACTACACCTCCTACTTCTTTATCACCTGGTTACCGACCTATCTGGTAAAGGATAAAGGAATGGATTTTATCAAAATGGGGATGATTGCTGCCCTACCTCTGTTGTGCGGCATGATTGTCGAAATCATAGCTGGCTGGGCATCCGACCGGATAATACATAAAAAAATATTATCGCTGACCACCACCCGTAAGCTGTTTTTAACTATTGGGCTATTGATGGCGCTCTGCATTGGTATTGCTCCCTTCACCGATTCGGTATCTATGACTGTTTTCTTACTGTGCGTAGCAAAGTCGGGCACCACAGTCGCTGCTTCTCAGGTCTGGGCATTACCCGGTGACGTGGCCCCCAAAAACAGCGTTTCTGTGGTCGCCGGTCTGCAAAACAGCGTTTCCAATATGGGGGGGGCTATCGGGCCGGTTGTAACCGGAGCTATTGTGGCCACCACAGGCTCCTTCACCTGGGCGTTAGTCTTCTCCTCCGTGTTAGTAGCAATCGGTATCCTGAACTACCTACTCCTCATGGGAAAAGTTGAGCCAATCGAGGATCCCGATGCGCCTTCAACACATCAGTTATCGATGGGAAGAGCTTGA
- the yacL gene encoding protein YacL, translating to MDYEFLRDLTGQVIVKMSMGHEAVGHWFNEEVKSQLVLLDEIENAARDIAGSERQWQHIGHEYTLLLDSEEVLIRANQLELDGDEIEEGMSYYDEESLSLCGLDDFLDLVVKYRAFVQKS from the coding sequence ATGGACTATGAATTTTTACGCGATCTGACTGGTCAGGTAATTGTCAAAATGTCGATGGGGCATGAGGCAGTTGGGCATTGGTTTAATGAGGAAGTAAAAAGTCAGTTGGTACTCCTGGACGAGATTGAAAATGCGGCGCGTGATATCGCTGGAAGTGAACGCCAGTGGCAGCATATCGGGCATGAGTACACATTATTGTTAGACAGTGAAGAAGTCTTGATTCGTGCAAATCAGCTTGAACTTGATGGTGATGAGATAGAAGAAGGTATGAGCTATTACGACGAGGAAAGTCTGTCGCTGTGTGGGCTGGATGATTTTCTCGATCTGGTTGTGAAATATCGGGCGTTTGTGCAAAAAAGTTGA
- the acnB gene encoding bifunctional aconitate hydratase 2/2-methylisocitrate dehydratase yields the protein MLEEYRKHVAERAAQGIVPKPLDAAQMAALVELLKNPPAGEEAFLVDLLVNRVPPGVDEAAYVKAGFLAAITKGEAVSPLITPEKATELLGTMQGGYNIHPLIDALENPTLAPIAVTALSHTLLMFDNFYDVEEKAKAGNAYAKQVIQSWSEAEWFLSRPALAEKITVTVFKVTGETNTDDLSPAPDAWSRPDIPLHALAMLKNARDGIEPDQPGVVGPIKQLQALDQKGFPLAYVGDVVGTGSSRKSATNSVLWFMGDDIPNVPNKRAGGVVLGGKIAPIFFNTMEDAGALPIEVDVAKLNMGDVIDIYPYKGEVRHHDTDALLATFELKTDVLLDEVRAGGRIPLIIGRGLTTKARESLGLPSSDVFRIAKAVAASSKGFSLAQKMVGRACGVAGVRPNEYCEPKMTSVGSQDTTGPMTRDELKDLACLGFSADLVMQSFCHTAAYPKPVDVTTHHTLPDFIMNRGGVSLRPGDGIIHSWLNRMLLPDTVGTGGDSHTRFPIGISFPAGSGLVAFAAATGVMPLDMPESVLVRFKGKMQPGITLRDLVHAIPYYAIQQGLLTVEKKGKKNIFSGRILEIEGLPDLKVEQAFELADASAERSAAGCTIKLDKAPIIEYLHSNIVLLKWMIAEGYGDRRTLERRIQGMEKWLAEPTLLEADADAEYAAVIEIDLAQVKEPILCAPNDPDDARLLSDVANSKIDEVFIGSCMTNIGHFRAAGKLLDQHKGQLPTRLWVAPPTRMDAAQLTEEGYYSVFGKSGARIEIPGCSLCMGNQARVAEGATVVSTSTRNFPNRLGNGANVYLASAELAAVSALLGRLPMPEEYQTYMAQVDKTANDTYRYLNFDHLQQYTEKADAVIFQTAV from the coding sequence GTGCTAGAAGAATATCGTAAGCACGTAGCCGAGCGGGCTGCACAAGGGATCGTTCCTAAACCATTAGACGCCGCACAGATGGCGGCATTGGTGGAATTGCTGAAGAATCCTCCCGCTGGTGAAGAAGCATTTTTAGTCGATCTGTTAGTCAATCGCGTTCCGCCGGGTGTTGATGAGGCGGCCTACGTCAAAGCGGGTTTCCTGGCCGCCATCACCAAGGGTGAAGCTGTGTCTCCCCTTATTACGCCGGAAAAAGCCACCGAACTGTTGGGTACCATGCAGGGTGGATACAATATTCATCCACTGATTGACGCGCTGGAAAACCCCACGCTGGCGCCCATCGCCGTCACGGCGTTGTCTCACACCCTGTTGATGTTTGACAACTTCTATGATGTGGAAGAGAAAGCCAAGGCTGGTAATGCTTACGCCAAACAGGTGATCCAATCCTGGTCGGAGGCCGAATGGTTCCTGTCTCGCCCGGCGCTGGCAGAAAAAATTACCGTGACCGTTTTCAAGGTGACGGGAGAAACCAACACTGATGACCTGTCTCCGGCACCGGATGCCTGGTCCCGTCCCGACATTCCGCTGCATGCTCTGGCGATGTTGAAAAATGCCCGTGACGGCATTGAGCCGGATCAACCCGGCGTGGTGGGGCCCATCAAACAGTTGCAGGCGCTGGATCAGAAAGGGTTCCCGCTGGCTTATGTGGGCGATGTGGTGGGAACCGGCTCGTCCCGTAAATCGGCCACCAATTCGGTGCTGTGGTTTATGGGGGACGATATTCCCAACGTCCCGAACAAACGCGCCGGTGGCGTGGTGCTGGGGGGTAAAATCGCGCCGATTTTCTTCAACACGATGGAAGATGCGGGTGCATTACCAATTGAAGTCGATGTTGCCAAACTGAATATGGGCGACGTGATCGACATTTACCCCTACAAAGGGGAAGTGCGTCATCATGATACTGATGCGCTGTTGGCGACCTTTGAGTTGAAAACCGACGTGTTACTCGACGAAGTGCGTGCCGGTGGACGTATTCCGTTGATTATTGGCCGTGGGTTGACCACCAAAGCCCGCGAATCGCTCGGATTACCGTCCAGCGATGTCTTCCGTATCGCCAAAGCGGTCGCCGCCAGCAGCAAAGGCTTCTCGCTGGCGCAGAAAATGGTGGGGCGCGCCTGTGGCGTGGCCGGTGTTCGTCCGAACGAATATTGCGAACCGAAGATGACGTCGGTGGGGTCGCAGGACACTACCGGTCCGATGACCCGTGACGAGCTGAAGGATCTGGCCTGCCTTGGTTTCTCGGCGGACCTGGTGATGCAATCTTTCTGTCATACCGCCGCCTACCCGAAACCGGTTGATGTCACCACACACCATACGCTGCCCGATTTCATCATGAACCGTGGCGGTGTGTCGCTACGTCCCGGTGACGGTATCATCCACTCCTGGCTGAACCGGATGCTGCTGCCGGATACGGTCGGTACCGGAGGGGATTCGCACACCCGTTTCCCGATAGGCATTTCTTTCCCGGCGGGGTCGGGGCTGGTGGCGTTTGCGGCGGCGACAGGCGTGATGCCGCTGGATATGCCGGAGTCGGTACTGGTGCGTTTCAAAGGCAAAATGCAACCAGGTATCACGCTGCGGGATTTGGTGCACGCGATCCCTTATTACGCCATTCAGCAGGGGTTGCTGACTGTCGAGAAGAAAGGCAAGAAAAACATCTTTTCCGGCCGTATTCTGGAAATTGAAGGGTTGCCGGATCTCAAGGTCGAGCAGGCGTTTGAACTGGCGGATGCGTCTGCCGAGCGTTCGGCGGCGGGTTGCACCATCAAACTGGACAAGGCGCCGATCATCGAATATCTCCACTCCAACATCGTCTTGCTGAAGTGGATGATTGCCGAAGGTTATGGCGACCGTCGCACGTTGGAGCGTCGCATTCAGGGGATGGAAAAATGGCTGGCGGAGCCGACGTTGCTGGAAGCGGATGCGGATGCGGAATACGCCGCGGTGATCGAGATCGATTTGGCGCAAGTCAAGGAGCCGATCCTGTGTGCGCCGAACGATCCGGATGACGCCCGCCTGTTATCTGATGTGGCGAACAGCAAGATTGATGAAGTGTTCATCGGCTCTTGCATGACCAACATCGGCCATTTCCGGGCGGCGGGGAAATTGCTGGATCAGCATAAAGGCCAGTTGCCGACCCGGCTGTGGGTGGCACCACCGACACGGATGGATGCCGCGCAGTTAACGGAAGAAGGCTACTACAGCGTGTTTGGCAAGAGTGGCGCGCGGATTGAAATTCCCGGTTGCTCGCTGTGCATGGGGAATCAGGCACGAGTGGCGGAAGGGGCGACGGTAGTGTCCACGTCGACGCGTAACTTCCCGAACCGTTTGGGTAATGGCGCGAATGTCTATCTGGCGTCAGCGGAGCTGGCGGCGGTTTCCGCCCTGTTGGGCCGTTTGCCGATGCCGGAAGAGTACCAGACCTACATGGCACAGGTGGACAAAACCGCGAACGATACCTATCGTTACCTGAATTTTGACCACTTACAGCAGTATACGGAAAAAGCGGATGCGGTGATCTTCCAGACCGCCGTTTAA
- a CDS encoding alpha/beta fold hydrolase codes for MKLNRLRNTLCLLTMCLVSSSLMANDKDYQTSAVTEDALPTFYPQLKQQMTYSDSWLSGHDKNFSQWKVQSRNKVRTLLLTPDSSKAFDPQMVDQQDRGSYKAEKVAFNLTDESRVLGLLLIPKTPGPHPAVILLHDHGAKFDIGKEKMIKPWGDEAQLTSAQAWADKYFTGRFVGDELAKRGYVVLAVDAIGWGDRGPLKYEQQQALASNFFNLGRSLAGTMAYEDMRTLDFLASLKQVDPQRIGIVGFSMGAYRAWQLAALSNKAAATVAVSWMGTYEGLMTPGNNVLRGQSSFYMLHPGLSSYFDFPDVASIAAPKPMLVFNGGKDKLFPVSAVEDAYDKMHRVWRSQHADDKLETRIWPELGHVFYQEQQDVAFQWLDRWLMPEKK; via the coding sequence ATGAAACTGAACCGATTACGTAACACCCTCTGTTTGCTGACAATGTGTCTGGTAAGTTCTTCACTGATGGCTAACGACAAGGATTACCAAACCTCCGCGGTTACTGAAGACGCGTTGCCAACGTTCTATCCGCAACTCAAGCAGCAGATGACTTATTCAGACTCTTGGCTGTCTGGGCACGATAAGAATTTCAGTCAGTGGAAAGTACAGTCACGAAATAAGGTTCGTACATTGTTACTGACGCCAGATTCCAGTAAAGCGTTTGATCCGCAAATGGTGGATCAACAGGATCGCGGCAGTTATAAAGCTGAAAAAGTGGCATTTAATCTGACAGACGAGAGCCGAGTGCTTGGACTGCTACTCATCCCAAAAACACCTGGCCCTCATCCGGCAGTGATTTTGCTGCATGACCATGGCGCGAAGTTTGATATCGGCAAAGAGAAAATGATTAAGCCATGGGGGGATGAAGCACAACTGACGTCGGCGCAGGCATGGGCAGATAAATATTTTACTGGCCGATTTGTGGGTGACGAACTGGCCAAGCGTGGTTATGTGGTGTTGGCAGTGGATGCCATTGGCTGGGGTGATCGTGGGCCGTTGAAATATGAACAGCAGCAGGCGTTGGCCAGTAATTTCTTCAATCTGGGACGTTCACTGGCGGGAACGATGGCGTATGAAGATATGAGAACGCTTGACTTCCTTGCCTCGCTGAAACAGGTCGACCCGCAACGTATTGGCATCGTAGGTTTTTCGATGGGCGCGTACCGTGCCTGGCAATTGGCGGCGTTGTCTAACAAAGCCGCCGCAACAGTAGCGGTTTCCTGGATGGGAACCTACGAAGGGTTGATGACACCAGGCAACAACGTATTGCGTGGTCAGTCGTCGTTTTACATGCTACATCCAGGATTATCATCCTATTTCGATTTCCCTGATGTGGCCAGTATTGCTGCTCCCAAACCGATGTTGGTCTTCAACGGTGGCAAGGATAAACTCTTCCCCGTCAGCGCGGTAGAAGACGCTTATGACAAAATGCACCGAGTCTGGCGTTCACAACATGCCGACGACAAGCTGGAAACACGTATCTGGCCGGAATTAGGGCATGTGTTTTATCAGGAGCAGCAGGATGTGGCTTTTCAATGGTTGGATCGTTGGCTGATGCCGGAGAAAAAGTAG
- the lpdA gene encoding dihydrolipoyl dehydrogenase: MSTEIKAQVVVLGAGPAGYSAAFRCADLGLDTVLVERYATLGGVCLNVGCIPSKALLHVAKVIEEAKALAEHGIVFGEPQTDIDKIRTWKEKVINQLTGGLAGMAKGRKVKVINGLGKFTGPNTLVVDGENGKTTVNFDNAIIAAGSRPIQLPFIPHEDPRIWDSTDALELKTVPGRMLLMGGGIIGLEMGTVYHALGSQIDVVEMLDQVIPAADKDVVKVFTKRISKKFTLMLETKVTAVEAKEDGIYVTMEGKKAPAEPQRYDAVLVAIGRVPNGKLLDAGQAGVEVDDRGFIHVDKQMRTNVPHIYAIGDIVGQPMLAHKGVHEGHVAAEVIAGKKHYFDPKVIPSIAYTEPEVAWVGLTEKEAKEKGISYETATFPWAASGRAIASDCADGMTKLIFDKETHRVIGGAIVGTNGGELLGEIGLAIEMGCDAEDIALTIHAHPTLHESVGLAAEIFEGSITDLPNPKAKKK; this comes from the coding sequence ATGAGTACTGAAATTAAAGCTCAAGTGGTGGTGCTTGGCGCGGGTCCTGCAGGATATTCTGCAGCATTCCGTTGCGCAGATTTAGGTCTGGACACCGTACTGGTAGAACGTTATGCCACCCTGGGTGGTGTGTGTCTGAATGTAGGTTGTATCCCCTCGAAAGCATTACTGCACGTAGCCAAAGTCATTGAAGAAGCCAAAGCGCTGGCGGAACACGGCATTGTGTTTGGTGAACCGCAGACTGACATCGACAAAATTCGGACCTGGAAAGAAAAAGTCATCAACCAGCTGACGGGTGGTCTGGCTGGTATGGCGAAAGGCCGTAAAGTTAAAGTGATTAACGGTCTGGGTAAATTTACCGGCCCGAATACGCTGGTTGTCGATGGTGAAAACGGCAAAACTACCGTTAATTTCGATAACGCCATTATCGCGGCAGGTTCCCGTCCGATTCAGTTGCCATTCATTCCACATGAAGATCCACGCATATGGGATTCTACTGATGCGCTGGAGCTGAAAACCGTTCCAGGACGCATGCTGCTCATGGGCGGCGGTATCATCGGTCTGGAAATGGGTACTGTTTATCATGCTCTTGGTTCACAGATCGACGTGGTTGAAATGTTGGATCAAGTCATTCCGGCAGCGGATAAAGATGTCGTTAAAGTGTTTACCAAACGCATCAGCAAGAAATTCACCCTGATGCTGGAAACCAAAGTGACCGCTGTCGAAGCCAAAGAAGATGGTATCTATGTCACAATGGAAGGCAAAAAAGCGCCTGCCGAACCACAGCGTTATGACGCGGTGCTGGTAGCGATTGGTCGTGTACCAAATGGTAAACTGCTGGATGCAGGTCAGGCTGGCGTGGAAGTCGACGATCGTGGTTTCATTCATGTCGACAAACAGATGCGTACCAACGTACCCCACATCTATGCTATCGGCGACATCGTAGGCCAGCCTATGCTGGCGCATAAAGGTGTGCATGAGGGACATGTGGCAGCTGAAGTTATCGCTGGCAAGAAACACTATTTCGACCCGAAAGTCATCCCGTCCATTGCCTACACTGAACCAGAAGTGGCGTGGGTGGGCTTGACCGAGAAAGAAGCCAAAGAGAAAGGCATCAGCTACGAAACCGCAACTTTCCCATGGGCAGCCTCTGGACGTGCTATTGCGTCTGACTGCGCAGATGGTATGACCAAACTGATTTTCGACAAAGAGACCCATCGTGTTATTGGTGGTGCGATTGTCGGTACTAACGGTGGTGAACTGTTGGGTGAAATCGGTCTGGCGATTGAGATGGGTTGCGATGCGGAAGATATCGCACTGACTATTCATGCGCACCCGACGTTGCATGAATCTGTTGGTCTGGCAGCCGAGATTTTCGAAGGCAGCATTACTGACTTGCCGAATCCTAAAGCAAAAAAGAAATAA
- the aceF gene encoding pyruvate dehydrogenase complex dihydrolipoyllysine-residue acetyltransferase, with protein sequence MAIEINVPDIGADEVEVTEVMVKVGDKVEAEQSLITVEGDKASMEVPSPQSGVVKEIKVAVGDKVATGKLIMIFDSADSAVAAAPAKVEENKAAATPVAATASVAKEVEVPDIGSDEVEVTDVMVKVGDKVEAEQSLITVEGDKASMEVPAPFAGIVKEIKISTGDKVKTGSLIMVFNVGGTAPVAAETASAVVSSVSAAKDVNVPDIGGDEVEVTEVMVKVGDKVAAEQSLITVEGDKASMEVPAPFAGIVKEIKISTGDKVKTGSLIMIFEVEGAAPAAASAAKKEDTAPAAKAEKVAAPAVANADSKGEFAENDAYIHATPVIRRLAREFGVNLAKVKGTGRKGRILREDVQAYVKDAVKRAESAPAAGAGATGGGLPGMLPWPKVDFSKFGEIEEVELGRIQKISGANLSRNWVMIPHVTQFDEADITEVEVFRKQQNLEAEKKRLDVKITPLVFLMKAAAKALEEFPRFNSSISEDGQKLTLKKYINIGVAVDTPNGLVVPVFRDVNNKGIIELSRELAIISKKARDGKLTASDMQGGCFTISSLGGIGGTAFTPIVNAPEVAILGVSKSSMKPVWNGKEFAPRLMLPLSLSFDHRVIDGAAGARFAAYISTIMADIRRLVM encoded by the coding sequence ATGGCTATCGAAATCAACGTACCGGATATCGGTGCAGATGAAGTTGAAGTCACCGAAGTGATGGTGAAAGTCGGCGATAAAGTTGAAGCAGAACAGTCGCTGATCACGGTAGAAGGTGATAAGGCTTCTATGGAAGTCCCTTCACCTCAGTCGGGCGTGGTTAAAGAGATCAAAGTGGCGGTGGGCGACAAGGTTGCTACCGGTAAATTGATTATGATTTTTGATTCTGCTGACAGTGCTGTTGCGGCTGCACCCGCCAAAGTCGAAGAGAATAAAGCAGCGGCTACACCGGTTGCTGCGACTGCCAGTGTCGCCAAAGAGGTTGAAGTACCAGACATCGGTTCGGATGAAGTTGAAGTTACCGATGTGATGGTGAAGGTGGGTGACAAGGTTGAAGCGGAACAGTCTCTGATCACCGTAGAAGGCGACAAAGCTTCGATGGAAGTCCCGGCACCATTTGCCGGTATCGTGAAAGAAATCAAGATAAGCACTGGCGACAAAGTGAAAACCGGCTCGCTGATTATGGTTTTCAACGTGGGTGGCACGGCGCCCGTCGCTGCTGAGACTGCCTCGGCGGTGGTCAGTAGTGTTTCCGCAGCAAAAGATGTGAATGTGCCTGATATCGGCGGTGATGAAGTTGAAGTTACCGAAGTGATGGTGAAAGTGGGCGACAAAGTGGCCGCTGAACAGTCACTGATCACTGTGGAAGGCGACAAAGCCTCTATGGAAGTCCCGGCGCCGTTTGCCGGTATCGTGAAAGAAATCAAGATAAGCACTGGCGATAAGGTGAAAACCGGTTCGCTGATTATGATCTTTGAAGTTGAAGGTGCAGCTCCTGCTGCTGCGTCGGCGGCGAAGAAAGAAGATACGGCACCGGCGGCTAAAGCAGAGAAAGTTGCTGCCCCCGCGGTTGCCAACGCGGACAGCAAGGGCGAGTTTGCCGAAAACGACGCTTATATTCATGCCACTCCGGTTATCCGTCGTTTGGCGCGCGAATTTGGCGTCAATCTGGCGAAAGTGAAGGGGACCGGCCGTAAAGGTCGTATCCTGCGCGAAGACGTTCAGGCGTATGTGAAAGACGCGGTGAAACGCGCTGAATCCGCTCCTGCCGCTGGTGCTGGTGCTACCGGTGGCGGTCTGCCTGGTATGCTGCCGTGGCCGAAAGTGGATTTCAGCAAGTTTGGTGAGATTGAGGAAGTTGAACTGGGTCGTATCCAGAAAATATCTGGTGCCAACCTGAGCCGTAACTGGGTAATGATCCCGCATGTTACGCAGTTCGATGAAGCTGATATCACTGAAGTAGAAGTATTCCGTAAACAGCAGAACCTGGAAGCCGAGAAGAAGAGACTGGACGTGAAAATCACGCCGCTGGTCTTCCTGATGAAAGCCGCTGCCAAAGCGCTGGAAGAATTCCCACGTTTCAACAGCTCTATTTCTGAAGATGGTCAGAAGCTGACACTGAAGAAATATATCAATATCGGCGTGGCGGTTGATACACCGAATGGTCTGGTGGTTCCGGTATTCCGTGATGTTAACAACAAAGGCATCATTGAATTGTCCCGCGAACTGGCGATTATCTCCAAGAAAGCTCGCGATGGTAAGCTGACCGCATCTGATATGCAGGGTGGCTGCTTTACTATTTCCAGCCTTGGCGGCATCGGCGGAACGGCGTTTACGCCGATCGTCAATGCACCGGAAGTGGCTATTCTGGGCGTGTCAAAATCGTCCATGAAGCCGGTCTGGAACGGCAAAGAGTTTGCTCCGCGTCTGATGTTGCCGCTGTCACTGTCCTTCGACCATCGTGTCATTGATGGTGCTGCGGGTGCACGTTTCGCCGCATATATCAGTACGATAATGGCAGACATTCGTCGTCTGGTGATGTAA